A part of Microbulbifer sp. MI-G genomic DNA contains:
- a CDS encoding HdeA/HdeB family chaperone, which yields MRVKTLLVALLAFSFSAGAVAEKKDDKKDHPYLNITCSQFIDYDPEDFVRVYYWYDAYSWFTWNKPLIEEDDYVDWHANMITYCKNNKGDTVYEAIEELY from the coding sequence ATGCGGGTTAAAACCCTACTTGTTGCTTTATTGGCATTTTCTTTTTCAGCTGGCGCCGTGGCTGAAAAGAAAGATGACAAAAAAGACCATCCCTACCTGAATATTACATGCAGTCAGTTTATCGACTACGACCCGGAAGATTTTGTTCGAGTGTACTATTGGTATGACGCATATTCCTGGTTTACCTGGAATAAGCCCCTCATCGAAGAGGATGATTACGTGGATTGGCACGCGAATATGATCACTTATTGCAAAAACAATAAAGGTGACACCGTATACGAAGCCATTGAAGAGCTTTATTAA
- a CDS encoding sigma-54-dependent transcriptional regulator: MTSQSAESILIIEDEELFASELKRYLQRGGWEVKWVRSLKEARREILLNSSDPSIVLADMKLPDGNSLDLFEEITNVVHTCEWIILTGYGSVPDSVRAMRLGAFDFLTKPCDFDQMDLVITSALRSTRAQRRVWEESDANRKKFSVERFTGSSTKANSLRYLLRRFSSVPLSSVIITGESGTGKGLVARILHHASQRAEFRIVEVNCAAIPESLLETELFGHEAGAFTGAKGRRRGLFEQADGGTLFLDEISEIPSGLQAKLLRAIEDKSFRRVGGEKEIQVDFQLLAATNKNLEDQVEKGEFRKDLFHRLNVINIEVPPLRERLEDIYELVPQFIQEFNHTSGKCVNKIPDKIWEVMMAYAWPGNVRELRNVIERCVLLSDSEIFPYRWLSLGQSTPGTSSEVTSKETPIVVMNLDGSESLESMEKRVCEAAMRLAGDNISAAARILSLSRETMRYRLKKHNINQG, from the coding sequence ATGACATCTCAGTCAGCTGAAAGCATTTTGATAATTGAGGATGAGGAACTCTTCGCTAGCGAACTAAAGCGTTATTTGCAGCGGGGTGGTTGGGAAGTTAAGTGGGTGCGTAGCCTGAAGGAGGCTCGTCGGGAAATACTTCTCAATTCAAGTGATCCCTCTATCGTTCTTGCGGATATGAAATTACCCGATGGAAACAGTCTTGATTTATTCGAGGAAATCACCAATGTTGTGCATACCTGTGAATGGATTATTCTGACGGGGTATGGGAGTGTACCGGATTCCGTCAGAGCGATGCGCCTGGGTGCTTTCGATTTTCTGACAAAACCCTGCGACTTTGATCAAATGGATCTGGTCATTACGTCGGCATTGAGAAGTACCCGTGCGCAAAGGCGTGTATGGGAAGAATCTGACGCCAATCGAAAAAAATTCTCTGTTGAACGGTTTACCGGTTCCAGCACAAAGGCGAATTCCCTGCGCTATCTTTTAAGACGATTTTCTTCGGTACCCCTTAGTTCGGTAATTATCACCGGTGAGTCCGGTACAGGCAAAGGGCTCGTTGCCCGTATTCTGCATCATGCCAGCCAGCGTGCAGAGTTTCGTATTGTGGAAGTAAACTGTGCTGCAATACCGGAATCTCTTCTTGAGACCGAACTTTTCGGTCATGAGGCGGGTGCTTTTACCGGTGCAAAAGGTCGGCGTCGCGGCTTATTTGAGCAGGCAGATGGAGGAACGCTGTTTTTAGATGAAATTAGCGAAATTCCTTCGGGTTTGCAGGCCAAATTATTAAGAGCTATTGAGGATAAATCGTTCCGGAGAGTTGGTGGTGAGAAAGAAATTCAAGTTGATTTTCAGCTGCTGGCAGCAACCAATAAAAACCTGGAAGATCAGGTGGAAAAAGGGGAATTTAGAAAGGACTTATTCCATCGACTAAATGTGATCAATATTGAAGTGCCCCCTCTTCGTGAGCGATTGGAAGATATCTATGAGCTTGTCCCGCAGTTTATCCAGGAGTTCAATCATACTTCCGGTAAATGCGTGAATAAAATTCCAGATAAAATCTGGGAGGTGATGATGGCGTATGCCTGGCCCGGTAATGTACGGGAATTGCGCAATGTGATTGAGCGCTGCGTATTACTGTCTGATAGTGAGATTTTTCCATACCGCTGGCTATCGCTAGGACAATCCACACCAGGCACCAGCAGTGAAGTAACCTCCAAGGAAACTCCCATTGTGGTGATGAACCTTGATGGAAGTGAATCACTGGAGAGTATGGAAAAGCGGGTTTGCGAAGCTGCGATGCGTCTGGCTGGTGACAACATCTCTGCTGCCGCACGAATATTGTCTCTCAGCCGGGAAACGATGCGATACAGATTAAAAAAACACAATATAAATCAAGGCTAG
- a CDS encoding sensor histidine kinase, whose protein sequence is MTAFLSFRRLLSSVTHIVTKALGIGMLKQLVFRPLWLLCLTMGAIVMIALIAVVLRASLNLTRYESIKNNLAHLTALQETGINVQEHIIQALDSKSRISSDAKAKIRKDIDYLLSLGWHLNEETPAHLRRIQVAFDDLEAQPREALLLMLGEMESITKREFRAHTALVEVLHNETVSEVNMSLFIMVMLALTIVLVIFSVRRKVAVPLSNLSQLMSVLAERDYQLAETEQIDPIILPIFERYNQMVGRLQQLELAQREKQESLESRVQIATKAIVEQQLTLANSERLAYVGEISAQIAHELRNPLSSIKAVVRNVSIEVDDDDVKRRLALVDGELNRISELLKNLLNLAQHKPEKPTRINVSQSIRDLVDLAVYSIPNQVRLEFTGEDAVYFNLPEDRFRQVVLNLILNSAQAIGDKDGHITVHINVRENILLEIEVCDDGPGFSTGDRNTRVLAFSSEKRHGTGLGLAIVLRFAHEFGGTLKISENYPKGSKVTVTIRHDISVS, encoded by the coding sequence GTGACAGCATTTCTCTCTTTCAGGAGGTTGCTGTCTTCCGTTACGCATATTGTAACCAAAGCACTTGGGATTGGTATGCTTAAACAGTTGGTATTTAGACCTCTATGGCTGTTATGTTTAACAATGGGTGCAATCGTTATGATTGCATTGATTGCTGTTGTTTTGCGAGCCAGCTTGAATTTAACACGATACGAGTCCATCAAAAATAATCTTGCGCACCTGACCGCGTTACAAGAAACAGGTATCAATGTACAAGAACACATTATTCAGGCATTAGACAGCAAATCCAGAATTTCTTCTGATGCGAAAGCCAAAATTCGCAAAGACATTGACTATTTACTCTCTCTCGGTTGGCATCTCAATGAGGAAACCCCTGCGCACTTGCGACGCATTCAGGTAGCTTTTGACGATTTAGAGGCCCAGCCAAGAGAAGCCTTGCTGCTAATGCTGGGTGAAATGGAGTCGATCACAAAGCGTGAATTCAGAGCACATACCGCTCTGGTAGAGGTTCTTCATAATGAAACGGTCAGCGAAGTGAATATGTCTTTATTCATCATGGTGATGCTGGCGTTGACCATCGTGTTGGTTATCTTTTCTGTGCGTCGAAAAGTGGCGGTACCCCTATCGAATTTATCACAACTCATGTCAGTTTTAGCGGAAAGGGATTATCAACTGGCTGAAACAGAGCAGATAGACCCCATTATTCTGCCTATTTTTGAGCGTTACAACCAAATGGTTGGTAGATTGCAACAGTTGGAACTTGCGCAACGGGAGAAGCAGGAAAGTCTGGAGAGCCGTGTGCAGATTGCAACAAAAGCCATAGTGGAACAGCAGCTTACACTGGCAAATTCAGAGCGGTTGGCGTATGTCGGCGAAATAAGCGCTCAAATAGCCCATGAACTAAGAAATCCTTTGTCCAGCATCAAGGCTGTGGTCAGAAATGTAAGCATCGAGGTTGATGACGATGATGTCAAGCGTCGACTGGCGCTGGTAGACGGCGAACTAAATCGGATTTCTGAACTTTTAAAAAATCTGCTCAATCTTGCTCAACATAAGCCAGAGAAACCAACTCGCATCAACGTATCTCAATCGATCAGGGATCTGGTTGACTTGGCTGTGTATTCCATCCCCAATCAAGTCAGACTCGAGTTCACAGGTGAAGACGCTGTGTATTTCAACTTGCCGGAAGACAGATTCCGACAAGTGGTGTTGAATCTTATCTTAAACAGTGCGCAAGCCATTGGGGATAAAGACGGCCATATTACCGTGCATATTAACGTGCGAGAAAATATTTTACTGGAGATAGAGGTTTGTGATGACGGACCAGGCTTCAGTACAGGCGATAGAAATACACGAGTACTGGCTTTTTCTTCAGAAAAAAGGCATGGAACCGGGCTTGGATTGGCGATTGTTCTGCGGTTTGCGCATGAGTTTGGCGGTACACTAAAAATTAGTGAAAATTATCCGAAGGGTTCGAAAGTTACGGTCACAATACGACATGACATCTCAGTCAGCTGA
- the nirK gene encoding copper-containing nitrite reductase, translating to MMTNRKYKIDSVGIMMFVLVGMIWSIGMPAFAEMDSQLPTEHAVLTAAPLVPPPIARDYPAKVIVTLETIEKIGRLSDGVDYTFWTFGGQVPGNFIRIREGDQVEFNLNNHPSSKMPHNIDLHSVTGPGGGATSSFTAPGHSSRFSFKALNPGLYVYHCATAPVGMHIANGMYGLILVEPKEGMPPVDKEFYIMQSEFYTKGKYGEEGLQPFDMEKALSENPDYVVFNGSVGSTTGDQSIHANVGETVRLYVGNGGPNLVSSFHVIGEIFDKVYVEGGDMVNHHVQSTLVPAGGSAIVEFLVDVPGTFILVDHSIFRAFNKGALGMLKIKGTEDLAIYSGKQEDTVYHPEGGGIQSIAESGSTSARARNKEERILFGKRTYDQNCMACHQSGGQGIPGAFPPLAGSDYLLAKPDRSIDVLLNGLSGKITVNGQAYDGVMPAVQLSDESIANVLTYVLNTWGNNGGEITPEQVAKQRLH from the coding sequence ATGATGACAAACAGAAAATACAAAATAGACAGTGTAGGCATTATGATGTTTGTTCTGGTGGGAATGATCTGGTCGATAGGTATGCCCGCATTTGCAGAGATGGATTCCCAGCTTCCGACTGAGCATGCAGTGCTCACGGCGGCACCTCTCGTGCCTCCCCCCATTGCCCGGGACTACCCGGCAAAGGTGATTGTCACTCTTGAAACCATAGAAAAGATTGGTCGCCTGAGCGACGGGGTTGATTACACTTTCTGGACATTTGGTGGCCAGGTACCCGGTAACTTTATTCGCATTAGAGAGGGTGATCAGGTTGAATTTAACCTGAATAATCATCCGTCGAGCAAAATGCCACATAACATAGACTTGCATTCTGTTACAGGACCCGGTGGCGGTGCCACCTCATCCTTTACCGCGCCAGGGCATTCTTCACGCTTTTCTTTCAAGGCGCTGAACCCGGGTTTATACGTATATCACTGCGCCACGGCGCCCGTTGGTATGCACATTGCCAACGGTATGTATGGGCTGATTCTTGTAGAGCCCAAAGAAGGTATGCCGCCGGTAGATAAAGAATTTTACATCATGCAAAGCGAATTCTATACCAAAGGAAAGTATGGAGAAGAAGGTCTGCAACCTTTTGATATGGAGAAAGCGCTGTCTGAAAACCCTGACTACGTTGTGTTCAATGGCTCTGTGGGATCGACAACAGGTGATCAGTCCATACATGCCAATGTGGGTGAGACTGTTCGTCTTTATGTGGGCAATGGTGGGCCCAACCTGGTTTCTTCATTTCATGTCATCGGCGAAATCTTTGACAAGGTATATGTAGAAGGTGGTGATATGGTTAATCACCATGTGCAATCAACCCTTGTTCCTGCCGGAGGCTCAGCAATCGTGGAGTTTCTCGTGGATGTGCCGGGCACATTTATACTAGTCGATCATTCTATTTTTCGTGCATTCAATAAGGGTGCACTGGGCATGTTGAAAATTAAAGGTACAGAGGACCTCGCTATATACTCTGGCAAGCAGGAAGATACGGTCTATCATCCTGAAGGTGGGGGTATTCAAAGCATTGCAGAAAGTGGCAGTACATCAGCCAGGGCCCGGAACAAGGAAGAGCGCATATTATTTGGAAAGCGCACCTACGATCAAAACTGCATGGCCTGTCACCAATCCGGCGGTCAGGGTATTCCCGGAGCCTTTCCTCCACTGGCAGGATCTGACTATTTACTCGCAAAACCCGACCGCTCAATCGATGTACTGCTCAATGGGCTCTCGGGCAAAATCACAGTCAATGGACAGGCATATGATGGTGTTATGCCAGCAGTGCAACTGTCTGACGAAAGTATCGCCAATGTGCTGACCTATGTGTTAAATACCTGGGGCAACAATGGAGGTGAAATCACACCTGAACAAGTTGCCAAGCAGCGTCTACATTAA
- a CDS encoding formylglycine-generating enzyme family protein has protein sequence MKNRRLLTTGLLGFALLICLPTLGEADQGASQSSKSTQSEMAYIPGGRYTPLFKDSTDSPIVRPFLLDRYAVTNRRYHAFTQHNPKWSKDNIKSVFSDGNYLQHMTPLKMDTLAETPVTNVSWFSARAYCKSVGKRLPSLAEWEYAAQASDTNRDGRNDPAYRQKILEWYSRPADNLLPNVKDTPANYWGVHGMHGVIWELVNDFNTALVTGESRGDTQLELSLFCGAGAVSSVDPSDYAAFMRYALRSSYRANYTMRSLGFRCARDANQH, from the coding sequence ATGAAAAACAGGCGTTTGCTAACAACTGGTCTGTTGGGGTTTGCCTTGCTGATATGTCTGCCAACCCTCGGTGAGGCTGATCAGGGAGCAAGCCAATCCAGCAAATCGACTCAAAGTGAAATGGCCTATATTCCCGGCGGGCGTTATACACCACTTTTCAAGGACAGCACCGATTCGCCGATTGTAAGGCCATTCTTGCTTGACCGCTATGCTGTTACCAATCGGCGCTACCATGCCTTTACACAGCACAATCCAAAGTGGAGTAAAGATAATATCAAGTCTGTATTTAGCGATGGAAATTATCTACAACATATGACTCCACTGAAAATGGATACACTGGCTGAGACCCCGGTGACTAACGTATCCTGGTTTTCTGCGCGGGCCTATTGCAAGTCTGTTGGCAAGCGCCTGCCATCACTTGCTGAATGGGAGTATGCCGCACAAGCCAGCGACACTAACAGGGATGGTCGTAATGACCCGGCATACCGCCAAAAAATTCTGGAATGGTACTCCAGACCCGCCGACAATCTGCTGCCAAACGTAAAAGATACTCCAGCCAACTATTGGGGTGTGCATGGTATGCATGGCGTAATCTGGGAACTGGTGAACGATTTCAATACCGCACTGGTCACCGGGGAATCCCGTGGAGATACACAACTGGAACTATCCCTGTTTTGTGGTGCCGGTGCTGTTTCCTCCGTTGACCCGAGCGATTACGCCGCATTTATGCGTTATGCACTGCGCAGCAGTTATCGCGCAAACTATACAATGCGCTCCCTGGGTTTTCGTTGTGCGAGAGATGCAAACCAGCATTGA
- a CDS encoding SCO family protein has product MSRLTPCSNDPGIDGTENENTGIIQSMSLVETTSYISLTDLINSISGFFCQQSSRRRTQTRKHKILNRNAQWITTVITGFMAWILPCSSAWSFAELPDDSVYHAESQWRDQNGNEISISDLQGKVQVIAFVYTYCQHSCPVILSNLRSIEKKIASSDIPDVQFTLISLDPGRDSPEVLKRYMQEHDLDECRWLMLNGNPDEVLEFSALLGVRYRPMNNNKKDIAHSNMITVLDRQGKISYQMKGLNTGPEAVVSTISKLILSDTKRTNTLSSSNCLQSAKNGHGESEVL; this is encoded by the coding sequence ATGAGCAGGTTGACCCCATGCAGCAATGATCCTGGTATTGATGGTACTGAAAACGAAAACACCGGGATAATACAATCCATGTCGCTTGTAGAAACTACATCATATATATCACTCACAGATCTCATAAACTCTATATCGGGATTTTTTTGTCAGCAATCCTCGCGCAGGAGAACACAAACCCGCAAACACAAAATACTGAATCGTAATGCCCAATGGATAACAACGGTCATCACAGGGTTTATGGCATGGATTCTGCCATGCTCCTCAGCCTGGTCCTTTGCTGAACTTCCCGATGACTCTGTTTACCACGCTGAATCACAATGGCGGGACCAGAACGGTAACGAAATATCTATTTCTGACTTACAGGGCAAAGTGCAGGTAATTGCCTTTGTTTATACTTACTGCCAGCATAGTTGCCCGGTTATTCTTTCCAACTTGAGAAGTATTGAGAAAAAAATAGCTTCTTCCGATATCCCGGATGTTCAGTTTACCCTTATTTCCCTCGACCCAGGGCGGGATAGTCCGGAAGTATTAAAACGCTATATGCAGGAGCATGATCTGGATGAGTGCCGCTGGTTGATGTTGAATGGTAATCCAGATGAAGTACTTGAATTCTCCGCCCTATTGGGTGTGCGCTATAGACCAATGAATAATAACAAAAAAGACATAGCACATTCCAATATGATTACAGTACTGGATAGGCAGGGGAAAATCAGTTACCAGATGAAAGGGTTAAATACAGGACCAGAAGCGGTTGTTTCGACAATTTCAAAATTGATTTTATCAGATACAAAGAGGACGAATACACTTTCCTCGAGCAACTGCCTGCAAAGTGCCAAGAATGGACATGGAGAAAGTGAGGTTCTCTGA
- a CDS encoding nitric-oxide reductase large subunit — translation MKKHKLVVTALFVVLIASFTVLLSLGSDIYREKPPIPAAYVGADGQTVFNQGDIEQGQLVWRSMGGHQLGSIWGHGSYVAPDWTADWLHREAQAWLDITAQQRYGKDFANLTPEIQAGLEVSLRDDMRHNTAVVSAGGKAIVPLSATRIQAIERVSLHYIALFGNDPRLAELREQYAMKEDTLPSQERREKLIAFLFWGAWAAISERPGLEHTYTNNWPFDPQLGNTPTASNIVWSILSIITLIAGIGALVWHHASGRHDPLPKPDEQDPLFFTKPTQSQKAVAKYFVTAIALFLLQIFLGGITAHYAVEGQNFYGIPLSELLPYSVVRTWHTQLAVFWIATTWLGTGLYIAPALSGYEPKYQRVGVNLLWVALVVVILGSMGGEWLGIQQHFDLDINYLLGHQGYEYVDLGRLWQVSLLAGLVIWLLLVTAAIKPAFTKQAEIRPVIWVLYSSCVAIGLFYGAGLFIGKHSNLAVAEYWRWWVVHLWVESFFETFATSVIALMLVRLGLIRACSANGAVLSATVIFLSGGLIGTLHHIYFSGVPTSVIAWGAIFSALEVVPLALIGFEAMQSYRLHNAAPWMVRYKWAILFFVATALWNLIGAGILGFLINPPISLYFVQGLNTTATHSHAALMGVYGMLGIGLMLFCLRGLSSNLVWGDKYLKGAFWALNLGLAAMVFMSLLPIGLTQFFSVLEHGYWYARSPEVIHSPLVEGLVWMRVPGDIVFAVGGLLLGIFLIDLWKKSLLHTVGSPMTDGLTDRVSS, via the coding sequence ATGAAAAAGCACAAGCTGGTCGTAACTGCACTATTTGTTGTGTTAATTGCTTCATTCACTGTGTTATTGAGTTTGGGCAGTGATATCTACAGAGAAAAACCCCCGATACCTGCAGCCTATGTCGGTGCCGATGGACAGACAGTATTTAATCAAGGCGATATAGAACAAGGTCAACTGGTTTGGCGCTCTATGGGCGGCCATCAATTGGGCTCAATTTGGGGGCACGGCTCCTATGTTGCCCCGGACTGGACTGCGGACTGGCTGCATCGAGAAGCCCAGGCATGGCTGGATATTACCGCACAGCAGCGATACGGTAAGGATTTTGCCAATCTTACCCCAGAGATTCAAGCGGGACTGGAAGTGAGCCTACGCGATGATATGCGTCACAATACTGCGGTTGTATCCGCAGGGGGCAAAGCGATAGTACCTCTCTCAGCGACACGTATTCAGGCTATTGAGAGAGTGAGCCTGCACTATATTGCCCTTTTTGGCAATGATCCAAGGCTGGCTGAATTGCGCGAGCAGTACGCCATGAAGGAAGACACGCTGCCTTCACAGGAACGCCGTGAAAAGCTCATTGCATTTCTTTTCTGGGGCGCGTGGGCAGCCATTAGCGAACGACCCGGTCTGGAACATACCTATACCAACAACTGGCCGTTTGATCCACAACTTGGTAACACACCCACCGCAAGCAATATCGTTTGGTCGATTTTAAGTATTATCACTCTGATAGCCGGTATAGGCGCGTTAGTATGGCATCATGCCAGTGGCCGGCATGACCCCCTGCCCAAGCCCGACGAACAGGACCCCTTGTTTTTTACCAAACCAACCCAATCACAGAAAGCCGTTGCCAAGTACTTTGTCACTGCAATTGCACTCTTCCTACTTCAGATCTTTCTCGGTGGTATTACTGCCCACTATGCTGTGGAAGGGCAGAATTTCTATGGTATCCCCCTTTCTGAGCTTCTCCCCTATTCGGTCGTACGTACCTGGCACACCCAACTGGCCGTATTTTGGATTGCCACAACCTGGCTGGGCACGGGTCTGTATATCGCTCCGGCGCTTTCTGGATATGAACCCAAATACCAGCGCGTAGGCGTAAATCTGCTCTGGGTAGCCCTGGTAGTGGTCATTTTGGGTTCCATGGGTGGTGAATGGCTGGGCATACAGCAGCACTTTGACCTGGATATCAATTATCTGCTCGGACACCAGGGCTATGAATACGTTGATCTTGGCCGGCTATGGCAGGTTTCATTGCTTGCAGGCTTGGTAATCTGGTTGCTGCTGGTAACAGCCGCCATAAAACCTGCGTTCACTAAACAGGCAGAAATAAGACCGGTGATATGGGTCCTTTATAGTTCTTGTGTCGCTATCGGGCTTTTTTACGGTGCAGGTCTGTTTATCGGCAAGCACTCAAATCTCGCTGTTGCTGAATACTGGCGCTGGTGGGTTGTTCACTTGTGGGTTGAAAGCTTCTTTGAAACTTTTGCCACCTCGGTGATTGCACTTATGCTGGTGCGACTGGGCCTGATTCGTGCCTGCAGCGCCAATGGCGCCGTACTGTCTGCCACTGTGATCTTTTTGAGTGGTGGTCTTATTGGTACATTGCATCATATTTATTTTTCCGGTGTACCAACCTCGGTTATAGCCTGGGGAGCAATCTTCTCGGCGCTGGAAGTCGTTCCCCTGGCACTTATCGGCTTCGAGGCTATGCAAAGTTATCGCTTACATAATGCCGCTCCCTGGATGGTGCGTTACAAATGGGCCATTCTGTTCTTCGTTGCCACGGCCCTGTGGAATCTGATTGGCGCGGGCATACTGGGATTTTTGATTAATCCGCCCATCTCTCTTTACTTTGTTCAAGGCCTGAATACAACCGCAACCCACAGCCACGCAGCCTTGATGGGCGTCTATGGTATGTTAGGTATTGGTTTGATGCTCTTCTGCCTGCGCGGTCTCAGCAGCAATTTAGTCTGGGGCGATAAATACCTGAAAGGTGCATTCTGGGCGCTGAACCTGGGCCTTGCTGCGATGGTATTTATGTCGCTGTTACCCATTGGTCTTACCCAGTTCTTTTCTGTACTGGAGCATGGCTACTGGTACGCTCGCTCCCCTGAAGTCATCCATAGCCCACTGGTGGAAGGGCTGGTATGGATGCGTGTTCCCGGTGATATAGTCTTCGCCGTTGGGGGCCTTCTGCTGGGCATATTCCTGATCGATTTATGGAAAAAAAGCTTGTTGCATACTGTTGGATCCCCTATGACAGATGGCCTAACCGACAGGGTATCCTCTTAG
- a CDS encoding multicopper oxidase family protein: MSNRTNISFLEPLVNPPAYSMNKDDTNLSVELDVQYEENNVFSFYKKHDTRVWTRVFSSAITREAGFTLTGPTIEIRPGTHLTIQTNNKLPPEQNPVDSNMINFPHEFNTYNLHTHGLHVSPESPGDNVCMKIPPGESFTYEYDIPANHPPGLYWYHPHKHGSVALQVGSGMAGALIVRGEFDDELEAMGVKEYVLVFQNIAVDDEGKVEDQHQVAKFPDSEYCITVNGQYCPIIHVTVGELLNLRLVNATTRSSIDIDCPWFAQMYIYGYDGNPTDDYRLQDGVSLGPANRASLFLKISEAATPGAHFYIYNNAIEFQQMPHYKYHNNSPLFVIAIDQGKEIGTAIYAPSQPPARCVPPPFPKRFKTDFLNPITDDEITNTRRLTLQANTLDDPEKYFRGLNVSIDHAPFAGCSVVNHYVELDAVEEWTLVNESEFPHPIHIHVNPYYVIEVVGEDPMHHTLKLPFWCDTFQVPPHGHVKFRTRFKDFTGKYPLHCHLLYHEDGGMMQHVRVVKDLSEFKN; this comes from the coding sequence ATGAGCAATCGCACCAACATCTCCTTTCTCGAGCCGCTGGTAAACCCACCAGCGTATTCAATGAACAAGGATGATACCAACCTAAGCGTAGAGTTGGATGTGCAGTACGAAGAAAATAACGTTTTCAGTTTCTATAAAAAACACGATACACGGGTCTGGACACGTGTGTTCTCCTCTGCGATTACCCGAGAAGCCGGCTTCACACTCACCGGGCCAACAATCGAAATCCGTCCTGGCACCCACCTCACCATTCAGACAAATAACAAGTTACCGCCGGAGCAGAATCCGGTCGATTCCAACATGATTAATTTTCCCCACGAATTTAACACCTATAATCTGCATACGCATGGTCTTCACGTCTCACCGGAATCCCCAGGTGATAATGTTTGCATGAAAATCCCACCGGGTGAAAGTTTTACCTATGAATACGATATACCCGCAAATCACCCACCTGGCCTTTACTGGTATCATCCACACAAACACGGTTCTGTGGCTTTACAAGTGGGGAGCGGAATGGCCGGCGCCCTAATCGTGCGCGGTGAGTTTGATGATGAACTCGAGGCTATGGGCGTAAAGGAATATGTGCTTGTATTCCAAAACATTGCCGTTGATGACGAAGGCAAAGTCGAAGATCAACATCAGGTCGCGAAGTTTCCCGATAGTGAATACTGTATCACCGTAAACGGCCAATACTGCCCAATCATACATGTCACGGTTGGAGAACTGTTGAATCTGCGCTTAGTCAATGCAACAACCCGTTCATCTATCGACATAGATTGTCCGTGGTTCGCGCAAATGTACATTTATGGTTATGATGGCAATCCGACGGATGATTACCGTTTACAGGATGGCGTCAGTCTGGGTCCCGCCAACCGCGCTTCTTTATTCCTCAAAATCAGTGAAGCTGCAACACCCGGAGCACACTTTTATATTTACAATAATGCCATTGAATTCCAGCAAATGCCGCACTATAAATACCACAATAACAGCCCCTTATTTGTTATTGCAATTGATCAGGGCAAGGAAATTGGTACCGCAATTTACGCACCCAGCCAACCCCCGGCACGCTGTGTACCACCGCCCTTCCCCAAGCGTTTTAAAACTGATTTCCTCAACCCCATCACCGATGATGAAATCACCAATACGCGGAGATTGACCTTACAGGCCAACACCTTAGATGACCCGGAAAAGTATTTTCGCGGCTTGAACGTCAGCATTGATCACGCACCATTTGCTGGTTGTAGCGTGGTTAATCACTATGTGGAACTGGATGCAGTGGAAGAGTGGACGCTGGTGAATGAGAGTGAATTTCCTCATCCCATACACATTCATGTTAATCCATATTATGTGATTGAGGTGGTAGGCGAAGACCCCATGCATCATACTCTGAAGCTGCCGTTTTGGTGTGATACTTTTCAGGTGCCGCCGCACGGGCATGTAAAATTCCGCACACGATTTAAGGATTTTACCGGAAAATATCCCTTGCATTGCCATCTGCTCTATCACGAAGATGGTGGCATGATGCAACATGTAAGAGTAGTGAAAGATCTTTCTGAATTCAAAAACTGA
- a CDS encoding helix-turn-helix transcriptional regulator gives MKNKLRELRSKSSISQADMGKILNVSRQTINSIENGKYDPSLPLAFKIAEHFNLKIEDIFVPN, from the coding sequence GTGAAAAATAAATTACGGGAACTGAGGTCAAAAAGCTCCATTTCACAAGCAGACATGGGGAAAATTTTAAATGTCTCGCGGCAAACAATTAACTCTATTGAAAATGGGAAGTATGATCCTAGCCTGCCTTTGGCTTTTAAGATAGCTGAACACTTTAATCTGAAAATTGAAGACATTTTTGTCCCCAATTGA